A DNA window from Streptomyces asoensis contains the following coding sequences:
- a CDS encoding 3-oxoacyl-ACP reductase family protein has product MTTTEGTLDGRVALVTGGSRGIGAATALRLAREGADVAVTYVNGGAAAEDVVKAVEELGRRAVALRADSADPDEAAGAVDRAVRALGGLDVLVNNAGVGVLGPLETLSRSDVDRVLAVNVRAVFLVSQAAAARMPDGGRIITIGTCMTQRVPGPGGTLYAMSKAALIGLTKALARELGPRGITANLVHPGPIDTDMNPAGGPYAQGQATMTALGRFGTADEVAATVAHLAGAAYVTGAEFAVDGGHAA; this is encoded by the coding sequence ATGACGACGACCGAAGGAACACTGGACGGCAGGGTGGCGCTGGTCACCGGCGGCAGCCGCGGCATCGGGGCGGCCACCGCCCTGCGGCTCGCCCGCGAGGGAGCGGACGTGGCGGTGACCTACGTGAACGGCGGCGCGGCCGCCGAGGACGTGGTCAAGGCGGTGGAGGAGCTCGGGCGGCGGGCGGTGGCCCTGCGGGCGGACTCGGCGGACCCCGACGAGGCGGCCGGGGCGGTGGACCGCGCGGTCCGGGCACTGGGCGGACTCGACGTCCTGGTGAACAACGCGGGCGTCGGTGTCCTCGGCCCGCTGGAGACCCTCTCCCGCTCCGACGTCGACCGGGTGCTCGCCGTCAATGTGCGCGCGGTGTTCCTGGTCTCCCAGGCGGCCGCCGCGCGGATGCCCGACGGCGGCCGGATCATCACGATCGGCACCTGCATGACCCAGCGCGTGCCCGGTCCGGGCGGGACGCTGTACGCCATGAGCAAGGCGGCGCTGATCGGCCTGACCAAGGCCCTCGCCCGTGAGCTGGGGCCGCGCGGGATCACGGCGAACCTCGTCCATCCGGGGCCGATCGACACGGACATGAACCCGGCCGGCGGACCGTACGCGCAAGGACAGGCGACGATGACCGCGCTGGGCCGCTTCGGCACGGCGGACGAGGTGGCCGCGACCGTCGCCCATCTCGCGGGGGCCGCGTACGTCACGGGCGCCGAGTTCGCCGTGGACGGCGGACACGCGGCCTGA